TCTTTCTCCCGTAACGCCTCCCATGAGTTTATCGCTAAAGGAGAAAAAACATTCACCATCCTCCCCTTTAAAGATCCAGTTTTGTAAAGATCGAATAGTGTCTCGTAGACTCCATCTGGCAAATATCCGATTCTTCTCATTCTTTCAGCAACATCTCTAACCGTTACCCTTCTCAAGCCTGATTTCTCGCAGTTGTATAGTAATGAAACAATCATCCGCTTTTCACAACAGCAGAGTTCATCTTCAATATCACTGACCGAAAGAAGAACAAATCTTTGTGGATACCCTTCCGAATATAGCCACCCAAAGAATAGTTGACGAAAAACTCTGTAATTTATCTCTTTCTTCTCACAGTCGGCTGGTAGATTAAACTGAACTTTCTCAAGATATAAGGCAAATTCACTAATAAGCTCAGCGTAGATTCGAAAACTATTGTTGGCCAAATTCCACATCCTGCTACCAAATTTGCTGTATCCCTGTAGCATCTTTACAATACAACCGATGTAGTCTCCGAGAGGCTCCGACAATCTGTTTTTTATTATGCTTGTCCTAAGATCAAACACATCATCGATCAATTTCTCATTGTGCCCATATGATTGTTCCTTAACTAGTCCATCGCCGTTTACATTAGTATCTTCGCAAATTATATGGGCGGTTTTATACCAGTCTGTATAGGAATTTGTGGGATGTAGCCGGTGAAAGTTAGTATCCCGCACAGCAAAAATTGTAATCAGCCCCAGAATCTCGTGGTTTTTCCCAAAATTTCGAATCCTGATCATTGATTTTTTCAAATCTGGCATAACTCCATCAAGGTGAATTTCGTCAATATTGTCCAGTATTAGTGTTAATCGAGATTTCGATAGTGCCTTGATCTCCCAGATGAAATCAACGAAATCGCTTTCATTCAGAATGTGCTCATACTCGACGACATTACCGCTAATTGTTTCGTAGTCTTCTGATAGTTCCTCTGCTAAATCCCTGTAGAATACATCGAAGAAGTTGTCGAAATCTTCATACTTAGAGCTACGATGCTTGAAATCATACACAAAACATGTGTTATTGCGTGTTGAGTCGTTTTGCAGAGCGGAATACACTTTATGGACCAACGTTGATTTCCCAGAACCCAAGGGGCCCACCAAGTATGCATATGTTCCTTCGAAGTTTAACAAAGTTGTTTCCGCTTGGGCCAAATCAAAAGAAGACACATATAGTTTGTCCCAAAAATCCCCTCGATTTAGCCCTAGATCCTCCCACTTCTCTTCATTGAATTCAGCCACCGAGAGAGTCAACACGCTCATTATCTTCGATTCAAGTTCCTTGTAGGATTCCACGTGTATCAACCCTCCTGTTTTTCCAACCTTGACCGCAATCTTTCAAATACGCCAATGTACACCTTGCGGACCTCATCATTGATCAGGACCT
This genomic window from Candidatus Latescibacterota bacterium contains:
- a CDS encoding ATP-binding protein, with translation MESYKELESKIMSVLTLSVAEFNEEKWEDLGLNRGDFWDKLYVSSFDLAQAETTLLNFEGTYAYLVGPLGSGKSTLVHKVYSALQNDSTRNNTCFVYDFKHRSSKYEDFDNFFDVFYRDLAEELSEDYETISGNVVEYEHILNESDFVDFIWEIKALSKSRLTLILDNIDEIHLDGVMPDLKKSMIRIRNFGKNHEILGLITIFAVRDTNFHRLHPTNSYTDWYKTAHIICEDTNVNGDGLVKEQSYGHNEKLIDDVFDLRTSIIKNRLSEPLGDYIGCIVKMLQGYSKFGSRMWNLANNSFRIYAELISEFALYLEKVQFNLPADCEKKEINYRVFRQLFFGWLYSEGYPQRFVLLSVSDIEDELCCCEKRMIVSLLYNCEKSGLRRVTVRDVAERMRRIGYLPDGVYETLFDLYKTGSLKGRMVNVFSPLAINSWEALREKDILESVIQLTPMGRESYEKNIINFELFCRAVGSSDESFSDRSSDELVEITEKVSLLLSRMGERHYEHLVTMEHAYSVGGEPFIDFFSKHFLKGGSYYIQRVCDSIIGELANYRKDCTGGRMASGRATITTKQYNDLVRKFEIIKDKIYKKWPIVRPSIHG